The following nucleotide sequence is from Salvia miltiorrhiza cultivar Shanhuang (shh) chromosome 7, IMPLAD_Smil_shh, whole genome shotgun sequence.
CCCCCaatttagtatccatttgagaaTGATaggaattttaataaagtgattgagtaTGTTGTAAGTATAATAAAAGTCTCACATTCATGAGagtgttaaattaattaaactggAGTAAAGGGCCCACATTTGATAGGATTGTGTGAgatacttttactaaaaataaaaagggatgttaaattgaagaaaatactAAAATGAAAGTATGGATACTAAATTGTGGGATTGAGAGAGTACATTTTAactatctctctttctttctgGTTCATTTTCTCTatatctcctctctctctctctctctctctctcttcataatattttcatatatttttcaccaaagagaacatgagataaaaaGAGTGGGGACCAttaaaatgtaataaaagttTTCTATTtcctaattttttaataatatttacacCAAAAGAAAACACATCCTTAGTATATATATTGTGGGTGTGAAACAACATGTAACGTGAGGTCTATGCGAATAGAGGCTATATATCAAGGTTATCATTGAAATCTTAGCTTTAAATAGTTCGTAAATTCACAACCTGTTTTATTTAATATAGAGTTGAGGTGCTTCAACTGAAGTTACTACATGTACTTGATTGAGTTCGCAGTTAGTTTATGTTCCAATAATTGTGTTTTTCGCCAAATTAATTTGTGAATGCACGAGCATGGCTTTAGAATGATGATATATATTAAGAGTTACTTtttccgtcccattatttatgatCTATGACTTTTAGGCACATAGATTATGTTGAATAAAATTAGGAGAAAAGTATGCGTACCACATTGTgaagacatatatatatatatatatatatatatatatagatatatatatatatatatgcaaagaCATAAATAGATGGGCCATTGTGCAATATCCACAAAGATGAAGGTCGTGGTCGCAATTAAGCTGTTGTTGTAATAGCAACTTAAATAATTGTGAAGTGCGACAGTGTTTTGTGTGTTTAACAGTTAGCCAAATACGCCTACAGATTTTGTTATCTTTCAGTAAGGATTtcatctcttcttcttcttcttattcttcttctggAGTTGACTCAAATCAAAACACCTATTGAATTGACTTGCAATCGCACGAAGTCATTCTAGTGTAGTAAGTTAACCCAAGTCGtatctcacaaggaagactgttaggttcggagggtctcgaataggtgtatgggggggggagaaatacacctatgggctattttttggtaaaaatgaaactttaaatacaaactgactcaacctgtttactgaaaatagttttaacaaaacagggttgacgactgttactgaatactcttcagtaaggagttattagtcaagtcaaagactttaattgatacacgtaaggcttcagtcgagtttgataaacagagagatgttatgaatcttactgactatcagatgatagatcagttagactgataacacacgcagcggaaaacttttgttttgaAATAACCTGTGATAATAATCATGTTGTCAACAGTTAAGTTTCTCtgtgcaattaatcagttttcagtttaggaaggtaagagcacaagtaagaaggtaagtactgaaagctgtaaataacacagagcttttacgtggttcgaaaaatgcttcctacatccacggtcggttgatcagaccaacaacttcactgggcatgtgcttgcAGGTACATAGCAAACCGATGCGTGTGCTTACAgatgcacagcaaacctgaacgtgtgcttgcgggtgcacaacaaaccgagacgactgaagatcctatcttcagtaccaacacactgggttggatttctcactcctagcgcacactgggcactaagatctcacggagacagaacactggtctgaactctttttcgacacaaacactcaattcggtttgttgaaaagaggtttgaaaacttgccaactaaaccacaaagaacaagttctttgcagtcagttttacctaggcttttgatatacaatatttgcctaagttctaagagaatgtatgtaatcatcagtgactgatttttggctttgtgattctcttcttcgattcaaactttgggaagacttggttttgctgagtaacgaattcgacagcgtttcagcttatgttgttgaatcggtgaagattgaagtgatcctcgagcgcaatttataggagtcgtcttgaatagattcgttgtcggagatggtcttcaagatttcttctgtcagagagtaatttgaacttgggcagatgcttcaatcttcgagattCCTTGCTTGGTGAGAAtgactactttgaagagcaggagatgcgacatctctgaaaaggtgatcaccaaaaaggaatggcctctgcagagaaaggacgatcctgagatctctgtatttaatgcagctgtacttctggagtgcgtggcttcctttgaacgttggagattcagtccgaggaagaatgtttaactgatacttgactttagtatcagtccgctgaatccacgtggcgcgcattaagtaatcagtcgaaactgatccttcgactgataagtcaaatatcagtatttgactttgccttaatcgttacatgagtcggcatcttcagtccttcgttcttcagtcttcagaacaacaactaaactagagaaagaactctaacacttgagttcgaatagttctagtctattacaagtgaaacctattgattttggtatcatcaaaactaggattcagatatttcattaagttcccaacaaagaCTAAGCAGGTCGACTAATCATGCTACACACAAAAACAATAAAGTCCTAAACACTCTAAACAAAGGTTTGGTCGAGCGTTACTCTCACTCTTCCTAATCAATCAACATAATGAAACTAAAACCTCGCATCTCATAGAAGTGCGGAGTAACGCCTGGGGACGAAGTGTGGAGTGATCCCCGGTGCAAAAAGGGCACGGATAATGAGCGactccgattaagacttccaagcggaggggcgtaTGGATGAACtgaaacacacccgaacgagagagATTCTGAGAATATGTTGGAATGTGATGATGTATTCGAGGAgcgcttaaatgatttgattggGCTACTTATACccacaagatgcatcttcttttccaATGTCCGCATacaagaaactccaaggttaagcctGCTTAgcttggagcaattccaggatgggtgacccctTAGGAAGTTTCTCGGGGAGCGTGCGAGCGAGGACAAAATACGCTAATAAAGACAACgatagaaaagactcgtgttggtctgtggggaaaGCCATCAAGTTTGGAGCCAGACAGTTACACAATCCAAGTCATTTAtcgaattttttaattaatgtatttgTTCGAAATTCAAAGATTTTTATACATTTTCTTTTCagtttgttcaatttttttcgaatttttcaattgcttttatttattttgatttttcaattttggttcgattttgattttaaaaattttgattaatttgattcgatttgttttaaagaaaaatagaatatatattttttttaataaaaaaactgAATCGAAACCAAATGCTTACCCTTATCGGCGAGCTCGATTCAAAAGAGGGGGGGAGAGAGGCGCGTGTAAACACCGTCGGAGGTATGAGGTGAGCCAAATTGTAAGGTGGGGCTCGTGCTGCATAGCTCGATGGCACGAACGAAGGGGTTCACTTGCAAGCGAAGATGTCCGACTCGCGATTAAAAATGCTTTGAgttaatagtgttatttaatcttaaaaaaagaaaagaaaaaaagaagtgaAAAAGGAAAAGGTCAATTTAGGGAAGAAGAGAAAGGAAAAATAGCAATCGAGTAGGGTGAAGAAAAGGGAAGAAAAGTTTGCGTACACGGTCAATACTACTCATTGATCGTAAGGGGGTGGTGACGTGTAAATACGGTATTGGCTAGAATAAAACAATAACAAATAAGCAACAACACAACACAAATCCCCCTTCCATCACAACACGCACAGCACGCATTTACATACAACCTTtacatatagagagagaaagggtgAAGGGGGTCGGtcgggggagggggaggggcgctccagagagagagagagtgtagtTATGGAGTGAATGATGGAAGGGGTGGCCATGTTACGGCAACTTATTGGCCAGTTACAAGAGGTTTTGGAACTCTACGGTTCTCCTCCTGCGCTCTCTTCCAATTACTTCATTCAGTTTCAACCCACATCGCACCACCAACCTCTCAGGTCTCTCATTATTTCTCCATTTTTTTGTGCATCCATTTGATTTCTGGACGTTTCGTTGCTCCGAATCAGGGGATGTTCATTTTTTGAAGAACTTGTATTCATTTCTGTCAGTTTTTGGGTTAGGTTATCGTCAGCAACGCTGATTTTCGCCTtgcaattttttgtttttttgttattttgttattttataaaCGTTTACTTGCTTAAATGGAAAGGGATTTTTAAGTGTCTATGCTATTTTTGGTTTTGACGTTTTCATCCCTTCTTCTCTCTCTAGGTTCTGATTCATTCGTTCTACTGTTTTGGCGTGGAAACTATGGTTTAACACAGTATTTATGTTGTGAAGTTCTGAGTATTATAAGTCTTCGTCGTGAAATCTACGGTAACAATACTTGATTTGCTTTGCACCAGATAAAATTGCTTCTGATTCAAAGAAGAATTTCGTGAGTAGTGTTGCTTTTTGTGTCCTTTTATGTTATATCCTAATTCAGGTCACTGGGCGTTTTAGACTTTCAGAGGAGGTTTGTTTCCATTTCCAGAAAgttttatttttacatttttgttGTTCTTGCTTTTATTTTTGCACTCAAATGAATACTGGGTTTTAGAGTTTTGGGTTTCAATTGTCACTGAAGTCTCTCAGTACTGTTTGTAGACTTCATGAGTGCCCTTAGTAGTTGTTTGTGTTAGCATTTAGCCATATTACAAGATAATCTTGGTTTTGTTTGACCAGTGTGTGTACAATTTAGGTATGTATCGTCCTATTTCTAGTTAAAATTTTGTGTTTAGGTGCTATGCCAGCTTTGACCTACACGATTATGCATAATCAGATTTGCTGGGATCCTGCAATTTTTCTTTGCTGATATCTCCCTTCAGCTGCACTGTGTATTTGTCATGGTATTGATGCAAGATTAAAATTGAAATCTCAGTTCTGGAGACTCTTCTTCTGCAGTAGAAAATCTTTTAGTTTGtgttccatttttttatatttttcagaCATTTATGTTCAGGATGCCATATCCCAAGTAAGGTGAAGTCTAATGATTTTAATACCATGAATATTGCATTAAAAAAGAATGGATATTGTCAATGGTTGTCACGAATATGGCAGAGGTAACTCCTTGTCATTTTGCTGTCACTCGAATTTGGCAAAAGAAATCATATCTCATGAGCATGATCTAGATGTATATCCAATTTATTGGATTCATCTACAGCTCGACACTCACCTTTTCCCCATTGCTTCCTTTTTGTCTAATCAGCAAGGATATGACCCCTGTTGATCATCTATAAGATGTCAATCAGAAGTTTGAGACTCTTCTTCTAAACCCTAAGTTTCATAGGGTATTCAATCGTGACAGGCTCCTTCcttctacttcttcttcttcttcaaggtAGGAGCTTGTATTGCATGGATAGCAATACATGGTTTTGAATATTTTGATATTACCTTTTTTTGCTTCTACCTTTTTATTTTCTAtccttttttaaatatttttttttgtgtttaagAAGGGTGGATGCAACTCCTTAGGATATGATTTGTCAGGTTGTTAGTTTTGATTTAATCACGGTCATCATTTTTGGTctcaaattgaatttaaatgaaCTTAACCTACTTGGTTCTTCCTATAACGCATGAACTTGATGTCGGTTTATGAATGTTTTTATTGAATACATTCTCCTTTACAAAGTAAGTTTTTCCATTTCCTTCAAAGCTTTCTTTAGTAGCTTCCAAACTCTGATCATGGCATTTTCACATTTTGTATTCATTCTTTACTGGGAAAATGATCGACATCAGCCTTTGTTAGTTTGGAGGTGTGCTGGGGTTTTTGCATGACCATTTGTGCCTGCTACTTTTATCAGAAAACTTTTCTTTGTATCAAGTCAGAAGCTTGACCCAGAAATATGCTAGCTTGCTTGGATAAATAACTGGAATTATTGGAGAAGATATTCTATAATGCACAATGACTCTCCATGTGTGTTACCGTGTTTGTGCGAATTAGAAAAACCATAACTATTGACTTCCACACTCCTGACAATTTTCTGAGATGCAACTATTTTCTTGCCTGTTTAAGATAAGTGGTTATAAGATGAAATTGGTTCATGCCTTTGCAATATATGGGCCAGCGTTATGTTTTTGCTCTGACAAATTGTATGTTGGCCTATTCTTACGCTACCAATAGTTTCATAGGGATACTTGTTTGTTAACATAAATCGGTTTATTTGCACCTTTTGGCACTAGTTATTAGAAAGTTGGACATATGTTATTGTGTTCTCTCTCCTACTGGTTTATTTTTACGGTGCAAGTTTGGTGTATTTAATTCTTGTTGAAAAAGCTAGTAGTTAGGACTCTTGTGGATTCAAGTACTTCATTTCTCCATTTTTGTCCATCAGCGCTAGATAGTTTGATGTTTTTCACcgttgtttgtttatttatatttttatgcgCCCCTAGATAATATCATTACTCCCTGGTCACTGCATACTGGCTTTTCCAGCTTGTTTGCCACTTAAAGCTTAGTAACTGTATTTGATAATTGGCATATTCTTCTAAAACGATAATTTACACCATCAATTTAGACTTGATAACATACCCAGACCATAGACCTCATTAAACTGGTATCTCATCTTGTCTTTTCGAACCAAGATCAAATGCTTGTTACATGATGTAACTACTTACTGCTATGCATTGTGATCTGTCTGAATACTTTACAGAGATTCTTTTGTTCTTCCTAGTTCCAAGCATTCATCCATGAAGCTTTGGTTATAAGGCAATCATTTGCACTCTACTATTCCAAATGTTGGCATCATTCTAGATACATGTATGTGATCATCCAATTGTTACTGGAAATTGTATTGTAAGTTTGTAACTGAGGATGCTTTCTTGTTTTTGGTTAAATTCATCTGGTATTTCCCTGAGTAGATTTGAACACAGATTCCCTGTAGTGGAGAGATTGATCGCCAGATCCTCATacaatttaagaaaatattaggGATCTATAATTCAGTCGTCATTTGCTTGTAATCAAGAGATTCGTAGGTACCTAGTCTGCTGTAAATGTAGAGTTACAGTTTGATTTACCCTATCAAATGTATCCTTTAGAACCATGACATTGGGTGCACAGTGCATGAAATCATTTATCTCTGGCTCAAATTTCATGCGCATGTATGCTTGCTGTTATAGCTAGCAAGTAGTACTATAGACTTGGATCTTTTGTGTTACAAACTGTGTTGTCATATTAATTATCTTCTTGCAATTTGTGATTACGaagatttttataatttttcttattttatgtaTGTTCCTCTAATGTTAATTGATTATTTATCCTGTGTACTAATTTTTCCAGTTAGTTTATCACTCGATTGATTTCTTGTCATTGTCGTACCAcgttcaaatattttttttactaacaagATCACATTCTAACAGTATATGAGTTTGATACTATTGCCTCTTCATTTTTCTGGTTGTCCTTTGCGGTACTAAATTTTATGAACTTGTCTTTTGCTACTTAGCCAACTTTAGTATCTGAATATACCTGGGTTATATTGCAGATGGTGTTTCTTGAATCTTGAAGGTAGCTCCTTGGAAGACAGTTGTTGCAACATAATAATGACTGCTGGTAAATCTGAAAATCTAAAAATGCTGGAACCGGGCAAACCTCCGCCCTCAAAGAAAGCTAGAAAGGAGCGTAGTCGTGGAAAAGCTACTACTGCTACAAGCTCAAACGAAATCATGGAAGATCATATCTGGAAAGATTTTCCAGAGGACCTCTTTGAAGCTGTAATAGCAAGACTTCCCATAGCGACGTTTTTCCGCTTCCGTTCAGTTTGTCGGAAGTGGAATTCATTGCTGACTTCTCAAAGCTTCTCCCAGCAATGTGCTCAAGTAAAGCATGCAAAGTCTTGGTTCTACACCATCACCCACGAGAATGTCAATACTGGAGCGATGTATGATCCGTCATTGAAGAAGTGGCACCATCCAACAGTGCCTGCGTTGCCAACCAAACTAATTGTGTTGCCAGTGGCATCAGCAGGAGGTCTCATATGCTTCCTTGATATTGGGCACAGAAGCTTCTATGTGTGTAACCCTCTGACGAGGTCATTCAAGGAGTTGCCAGCGAGGTCTGTGAAGGTGTGGTCGCGCGTAGCTGTTGGGATGACGCTGAATGGTAGCTCTGCCAGCTCAGGGTATAAGATCCTTTGGGTAGGTTGTGAGGGGGACTACGAAGTGTTCGACTCTGCAAAGAACTCTTGGATTCGCCCAGGAAGCATGCCCCCGAGTATCAAGCTTCCACTAGCGCTCAACTTCAGGTCTCAGGCGGTTTCAGTTGATGGGACGCTGTATTTCATGCGGTCAGACCCGGAAGGGTTGTTGTCGTATGAGATGGAGAACGGGATGTGGAAACAGTATGCAATCCCGGTTCCTCTGCACCTGAGTGATCATACACTGGCGGAGAGTGGGGGAAGGATAATGCTGGTGG
It contains:
- the LOC130995635 gene encoding F-box only protein 6, encoding MMEGVAMLRQLIGQLQEVLELYGSPPALSSNYFIQFQPTSHHQPLRWCFLNLEGSSLEDSCCNIIMTAGKSENLKMLEPGKPPPSKKARKERSRGKATTATSSNEIMEDHIWKDFPEDLFEAVIARLPIATFFRFRSVCRKWNSLLTSQSFSQQCAQVKHAKSWFYTITHENVNTGAMYDPSLKKWHHPTVPALPTKLIVLPVASAGGLICFLDIGHRSFYVCNPLTRSFKELPARSVKVWSRVAVGMTLNGSSASSGYKILWVGCEGDYEVFDSAKNSWIRPGSMPPSIKLPLALNFRSQAVSVDGTLYFMRSDPEGLLSYEMENGMWKQYAIPVPLHLSDHTLAESGGRIMLVGLLTKNAATCVCIWELQKMTLLWKEVDRMPNIWCLEFYGKHVRMTCLGNKGLLMLSLRSRQMNRLVTYDLSSREWLKVPGCVLPRARKRQWIACGTAFHPCLTAIA